A genomic window from Salvia miltiorrhiza cultivar Shanhuang (shh) chromosome 5, IMPLAD_Smil_shh, whole genome shotgun sequence includes:
- the LOC131025441 gene encoding leucine-rich repeat extensin-like protein 3 has protein sequence MVLSTRFGSMSHSIIILLVACLALAAAQPRATRIVVLGSVYCDVCHENTFSKHSYFLPGVDVNIECKMKSRWARSREDISFSVNRSTDRYGMYKVEIPCVDGVDCSRHPTIQSSCKATLIGSAPPCCCNLTAPKTVSSHITVRSKQDNACTYTLAALAYSPPQTNLTLCGSGNQSHPSWNTSKFFLPPYYVFPPLPPLPQLPPFPFPPLPPLPQLPPFPSFPFPPLPPFPSFPFPYVPPTPPSLPFPFPYVPPPPPSPIFNFWDPNTWFPHPPPTNP, from the exons ATGGTTTTGAGTACTAGATTTGGAAGCATGTCTCATTCCATCATCATTCTCCTTGTTGCATGCTTGGCCCTCGCAGCAGCTCAGCCGCGGGCCACCCGCATCGTCGTACTAGGTTCTGTATATTGTGATGTATGTCATGAGAATACTTTCTCCAAGCATAGCTACTTCTTGccag GTGTAGATGTTAATATAGAGTGCAAAATGAAAAGCAGGTGGGCAAGGAGCAGAGAAGACATATCATTCTCAGTGAACAGAAGCACAGATAGATATGGAATGTACAAGGTGGAGATTCCCTGTGTGGACGGCGTCGACTGCAGCCGGCATCCCACCATCCAGTCCTCGTGCAAGGCAACTTTGATAGGCTCTGCACCACCCTGCTGCTGCAACCTCACCGCACCTAAAACCGTTTCATCTCACATTACAGTGAGATCAAAGCAAGACAATGCCTGCACCTACACCTTAGCTGCCTTGGCATACTCTCCACCTCAAACAAATCTTACTCTTTGTGGGAGTGGGAATCAGAGCCATCCCTCTTGGAATACTTCCAAGTTTTTCCTTCCTCCCTACTACGTGTTTCCGCCCTTGCCTCCATTGCCTCAGCTGCCGCCTTTCCCGTTCCCGCCCCTGCCTCCATTGCCTCAGCTGCCGCCTTTCCCTTCCTTCCCGTTCCCGCCCCTGCCTCCTTTCCCTTCCTTCCCATTCCCATATGTTCCTCCAACTCCGCCGTCTTTGCCTTTTCCATTCCCATATGTTCCTCCCCCTCCACCATCACCTATATTCAATTTCTGGGATCCGAATACATGGTTTCCTCATCCTCCCCCTACCAATCCATAG